From a region of the Rhodothermales bacterium genome:
- a CDS encoding DUF1304 domain-containing protein, giving the protein QGLYNGFLAAGLIWGLRLGVEGFGVKVFFLTCVLVAGVFGGMTASRKILVVQALPAAVGLVLVWLS; this is encoded by the coding sequence ACCAGGGGCTTTATAATGGATTTCTGGCGGCCGGCCTCATCTGGGGGCTGCGTCTGGGTGTGGAGGGGTTCGGGGTGAAGGTGTTCTTCCTGACGTGTGTGCTGGTAGCCGGCGTGTTTGGAGGGATGACGGCGAGCCGGAAGATCCTGGTGGTACAGGCCCTGCCGGCGGCGGTGGGGTTGGTGTTGGTGTGGTTGAGCTAG
- a CDS encoding SMP-30/gluconolactonase/LRE family protein: protein MKTRIVALFVGVLLLINSGCQPGAEPSATISQAVADSETVKPVLLAEVGTFSESPVFDKEGNIYVSEPYGGPITRVTPTGEVSTWAETKGANGHRILEDGTHLVCDRVRSAVLRLDPDGNEIGLAASSCGDHPLRAPNDLALDQHGGFYFTDPSGSQEDPVGRICYVDAEGDSHWLAEWEGFPNGIAVSPDERTLYVAEFNRNEILTFPIESPGKIGAESLLTKLPEKEGVPLFGPDGMAFGPDGNLFVAHFGMGEIHVLSKEGKVIRTIDLGDDSAWSSNLNFGAAGSQSLYVTGNSGPDPSMPGFLYRLKL from the coding sequence ATGAAAACCAGAATAGTTGCTCTGTTTGTAGGCGTCTTGCTCTTGATCAATTCAGGATGTCAGCCCGGCGCAGAGCCTTCAGCGACTATCTCTCAGGCCGTGGCAGACAGTGAGACCGTTAAACCCGTGTTGCTTGCGGAAGTGGGTACCTTCTCCGAATCGCCGGTTTTCGATAAAGAAGGTAACATCTACGTTTCCGAACCCTATGGTGGCCCCATCACAAGGGTAACGCCGACGGGTGAAGTGAGCACGTGGGCTGAGACGAAAGGGGCAAATGGACATCGGATTCTGGAAGACGGTACTCACCTTGTTTGCGACAGAGTCAGAAGCGCAGTGCTAAGGCTGGACCCTGACGGTAATGAAATCGGTCTTGCCGCTTCAAGCTGCGGTGATCACCCCCTTCGGGCTCCGAATGACCTGGCTCTTGATCAGCATGGCGGATTCTATTTTACTGATCCGAGTGGCAGTCAGGAAGATCCTGTCGGTCGTATCTGCTATGTTGATGCGGAAGGTGATTCTCATTGGCTTGCTGAATGGGAAGGCTTCCCAAATGGAATCGCCGTGAGCCCAGACGAGAGAACGCTTTATGTAGCGGAGTTTAATCGCAATGAAATTCTGACATTTCCGATTGAATCGCCGGGCAAGATTGGCGCTGAGTCGTTATTGACGAAACTGCCAGAAAAAGAGGGTGTCCCACTATTTGGCCCCGATGGGATGGCCTTTGGCCCGGATGGGAATCTATTCGTAGCCCATTTTGGAATGGGTGAGATTCACGTTTTGTCGAAAGAAGGTAAGGTCATACGTACAATTGACTTAGGCGACGATAGCGCATGGTCGAGCAATCTTAACTTTGGTGCCGCTGGTTCTCAATCGCTGTACGTAACTGGCAAC